From a single Nostoc sp. MS1 genomic region:
- a CDS encoding CHAT domain-containing tetratricopeptide repeat protein: protein MRQMANLRQWLFLPLVASIVLFSESSVVRAEQYTQYTGQATVANPTQAKADQIYQQAKELYEEGTAASQQQALIKFEQALSLYRNLGDRSSQSLTLGHIGKIYSDLGELQKSLSYLNQTLNLRRQLGDKTGETITLSNIGAVYSDLGELQKALDFFHQALSLNRQMGDKTREARSLNNIGSVYIDLEESQKALDYFHQSLLLRRQVGDKVGEARTLNNIGKIYLDLGAQQKALDYFNQSLPLYQQKGDKAGEAVTLNNIASVYLYGREQQKALNYYQKSLSLRKQIGDKLGEANSLNNIGAVYLDLAEKQKALDYFNQSLPLFEAVGNKLGLAATLNNIGRIYISLGEQPKALNNFQKSLPLYQQVGNRGGEALTLYHIATVHANQGNLDAALTQMKTVISIVEKLRTKVDSQELRTAYFATVQDYYQFYIDLLMQLHKQKPSQGYDALALETSERARARSLLDLLTEAKADIRQGVEPKLLTQEQELRQKLDATEQRRIKLLASKYDETQLQALDKEIAELLEQYNQLQTKIRTTSPRYAALTQPQPLSLAQIQQQVLDDNTLLLEYSLGEKRSYLWAVTNKSIISYELPKRAEIAAVVQKLRRDITTPYLTESPAIATLSQIILAPVAQQLGNKRLVFVSDGALQYVPFAALNTPGSSNYQPLLTNHEIIHLPSASTIALLRQDNKQRQPASQVLAVFADPVFSRDDERLQGKIKPSNLPATDTIALTRAATNSDINFERLLFTRTEAAQILSLVPANKGKQAFDFNASRTTATSKELSQYQIIHFATHGILNSQNPELSGVVLSLFDNQGTPQNGFLRLHDIFNLNLQAELVVLSACQTGLGEEIRGEGVIGLTRGFMYAGSPRVVVSLWSVDDQATSELMAGFYKKMLKEGLKPAAALRAAQLEIWRNQKYAAPYYWAAFTMQGEWR from the coding sequence ATGCGGCAGATGGCTAACTTGAGACAATGGCTATTTCTTCCATTGGTTGCCAGCATTGTATTATTTTCGGAGTCCAGTGTTGTCCGTGCTGAACAATATACTCAATATACAGGACAAGCGACTGTAGCAAATCCCACTCAAGCTAAAGCAGATCAAATATATCAGCAGGCGAAAGAATTATATGAGGAAGGAACAGCCGCATCTCAACAACAAGCACTGATAAAATTTGAACAAGCTCTTTCTCTTTATCGTAATCTAGGCGATCGCTCATCACAATCCCTTACCCTTGGTCATATTGGTAAAATCTACTCAGACTTAGGGGAACTGCAAAAATCGCTGAGTTATTTAAACCAAACCTTGAACCTCAGACGACAGTTAGGAGATAAAACTGGGGAAACTATTACCTTGAGTAACATTGGTGCTGTCTACTCAGATTTGGGAGAATTGCAAAAAGCTCTAGATTTTTTCCATCAAGCCTTGTCACTTAATCGCCAAATGGGAGATAAGACAAGGGAAGCCCGAAGCCTAAATAATATTGGTTCAGTTTACATAGATTTAGAAGAATCGCAAAAAGCACTAGATTATTTCCATCAGTCCCTCTTACTCAGACGACAGGTAGGAGACAAAGTAGGTGAAGCTCGTACCCTCAATAACATTGGCAAAATCTACTTAGATTTAGGCGCACAGCAAAAAGCGTTGGATTATTTTAACCAGTCCCTACCCTTATATCAACAAAAGGGAGACAAAGCAGGAGAAGCAGTTACATTAAATAACATTGCCTCAGTTTACTTGTATGGGCGAGAACAGCAAAAAGCCCTTAATTATTACCAGAAATCCCTATCTCTCAGAAAACAAATAGGAGACAAATTAGGGGAAGCTAATAGTCTAAATAACATTGGTGCTGTTTACTTAGATTTAGCAGAAAAACAAAAAGCACTGGATTACTTTAACCAGTCTTTACCCTTATTTGAGGCTGTAGGAAATAAATTAGGGTTAGCAGCTACCCTCAACAACATTGGCAGAATTTACATCAGTTTGGGAGAACAGCCAAAAGCGTTAAATAATTTCCAAAAATCTTTACCTTTATATCAACAAGTAGGCAATAGGGGAGGAGAAGCTTTAACTCTTTATCATATTGCTACAGTTCATGCCAATCAAGGAAATCTGGATGCAGCCTTAACTCAGATGAAAACAGTCATCAGCATAGTAGAAAAGCTGCGTACTAAAGTTGACTCTCAAGAACTCCGCACAGCCTATTTTGCCACAGTGCAGGATTATTATCAGTTCTACATCGATTTGCTAATGCAACTGCACAAGCAAAAACCATCCCAAGGCTATGACGCTTTAGCACTGGAAACCAGCGAACGCGCCCGCGCCCGCAGTCTTCTAGACTTGCTGACAGAAGCTAAGGCAGATATTCGCCAAGGCGTAGAACCAAAGTTACTTACTCAAGAACAGGAGTTGCGGCAAAAACTAGATGCAACTGAACAACGACGCATAAAATTATTGGCTAGTAAGTATGACGAAACACAACTTCAGGCTTTAGACAAGGAAATTGCCGAACTTCTCGAACAATACAATCAACTCCAAACCAAAATTCGCACAACTAGCCCACGCTATGCAGCTTTAACTCAACCTCAACCCCTGTCATTGGCACAAATTCAGCAGCAAGTTTTAGACGATAACACTCTACTTTTAGAATACTCGCTCGGAGAAAAGCGGAGTTATCTTTGGGCAGTTACTAATAAAAGTATTATCAGCTACGAATTGCCCAAACGTGCAGAAATAGCAGCCGTTGTACAAAAGTTGCGGCGAGATATTACCACCCCATATCTGACAGAAAGTCCTGCTATAGCAACTTTGTCACAAATCATACTTGCACCTGTAGCCCAGCAATTAGGAAACAAACGCTTGGTATTTGTTAGTGATGGTGCTTTGCAGTATGTGCCATTTGCAGCCTTGAATACGCCAGGAAGTAGCAATTATCAACCATTACTGACGAACCACGAAATCATTCATTTACCTTCAGCATCTACGATCGCACTTCTCAGACAGGATAATAAGCAACGTCAACCCGCATCTCAAGTGTTAGCGGTGTTCGCAGATCCAGTTTTTAGCCGAGATGATGAACGTTTACAAGGGAAAATTAAACCATCAAATCTACCCGCGACAGATACCATCGCTCTAACCAGAGCCGCTACCAACTCAGATATTAATTTTGAGCGCCTACTTTTCACCCGCACAGAAGCAGCGCAAATTCTCTCCCTTGTACCAGCTAACAAAGGTAAGCAAGCCTTCGACTTTAACGCCAGCCGCACTACTGCTACAAGTAAAGAGTTAAGTCAGTACCAAATTATACATTTTGCTACTCATGGCATTCTCAACAGCCAGAATCCAGAACTATCGGGTGTTGTCTTATCCCTATTTGATAATCAAGGAACACCGCAAAATGGTTTCTTGCGCCTGCATGATATTTTCAACCTCAACCTCCAAGCAGAGTTAGTGGTACTCAGCGCCTGTCAAACTGGGCTAGGGGAAGAAATTAGAGGAGAAGGTGTGATTGGATTAACTAGAGGATTTATGTATGCAGGAAGTCCGCGAGTTGTGGTAAGTCTATGGAGTGTAGATGACCAAGCTACCTCAGAATTAATGGCTGGATTTTACAAAAAAATGCTCAAAGAGGGATTAAAACCCGCCGCCGCCTTACGAGCCGCGCAGTTAGAAATCTGGCGTAATCAGAAATATGCTGCACCGTATTATTGGGCGGCTTTTACGATGCAGGGTGAGTGGAGATGA
- a CDS encoding tetratricopeptide repeat protein, whose product MRSLHIDLKLVAENYVELRYFIDNPNEYQPRRLSLSEIADLIKLAERDYYVSAFAEDYTVTGRRLYQWLDGSDRNLQPLLDKYRREGIVLAISATEKLAHLPWEVLHDGVGFLVQRGVVPVRWVADSSVRKLTIDGGEPENRALQVLFMATSPLNVSPVLDFEGEEAQILAATARQPLTLTVEESGCLSELGNLVKSYDKDYFDVLHLTGHATLQDGQPRFITETPTGEAEYASAEDISQELQFRLPKLIFLSGCHTGQAGKAGSVPSMAEELLKAGAKAVLGWGQAVLETDATEAAATLYGELSAGKQITEAVASTYQTLIKNKARDWHLLRLYAAGELPSALVTPLRTRGRKPAPPLSVATEFLDPAGKVKVPTRESFVGRRRQLQNCLRVLTQASDEVGLLIYGMGGLGKSSLAARLCDRLPNFERVVWVGRIDEGSLVSRLSEKLDDNEQRKSLQNYDEELKFRLRRVFQQLHEEAKPFLLVLDDFEWNLEPRNDSYVLQPEAVEVLKALVWTIRENYTSHRIIITCRYDFAFTQLQYFYKQPLDALHGADLRKKFNRLKAFSDESQVDEALKSQAQNLADGNPRLLEWLDKILQNTTVDQAAILNRLAADPVELREQVLAEALLQQMDKTMREMLSRGLVFELPVPREAFAAVCKNIASLEDSINRAVALGLLEVSHDEALRVPHILPVQLPEDRETLHKEAAEVLYRLWRQETQITTEEQALEIHRLALGGKVDNIAVEVTTALATRWYQNSRFWEAVVVSQGTLEIIANYRVLYELAKSEQELGLIEQAFEHYQQVLALCPPEDKMQKAVTLHYLGRLKANTGEIEEAIALYEQSLALTEQFGNIQGKAATLDQLGILKANTGEIEEAIALYQQSLALTEQIGDVQGQAATLNNLGYLKAKRGEIEEAIALYEQSFFFSKQIGNIQGQAVTLNQLGLLKVNSGEINAALTLFEQSLALNEQIGYVQGQATTLINLGYLKEACGEINLAIALLEQALALNEQIGDVQGKATTLNNLAMLKANTGKIEEAIALCEQSLALYEQIGNVQSQTVTLQNLGMLKANTGKIEEAIALYEQSLALSKQIGDIQAQVVTLKYLLMLKANTGKIEEAIAICEQSLALSEQIGDVQSQAGMLQCLGAFKANVGEIEAAIALYQQSLALDEQIGDVQGKATTLHQLGILKADRGEIEEAIALFHQSLALKEQIGNVQGKAMTLWWLGGMAEQQGNYNQALDYLQPALEILQRIQSPDAEAVRQIVERVRNLIRNS is encoded by the coding sequence GTGCGCTCGCTTCACATCGACCTCAAGCTAGTTGCTGAGAATTACGTAGAGTTACGCTACTTTATTGATAATCCTAATGAGTATCAGCCCCGAAGGCTCTCGTTGTCAGAAATCGCTGACTTGATTAAGTTAGCCGAGCGAGATTACTATGTTTCGGCTTTTGCAGAGGATTATACAGTAACAGGGCGGCGGTTGTATCAGTGGTTGGATGGGAGCGATCGCAACTTACAACCCCTACTAGACAAATATCGGCGAGAGGGGATTGTATTAGCAATTTCCGCAACTGAAAAACTAGCACATCTACCTTGGGAAGTGCTGCACGATGGCGTAGGTTTTTTGGTGCAGCGTGGGGTGGTTCCTGTGCGGTGGGTGGCGGATAGCAGCGTGAGAAAGTTGACTATTGACGGGGGGGAACCGGAAAACCGCGCTTTGCAAGTCTTGTTTATGGCTACTTCGCCGTTGAATGTGTCACCTGTGCTGGATTTTGAAGGTGAGGAAGCGCAGATTCTTGCAGCGACGGCGCGACAACCTTTAACTTTGACAGTGGAAGAAAGCGGGTGTTTGTCGGAGTTGGGTAATTTAGTTAAGAGTTACGACAAAGATTATTTTGATGTATTACACCTGACTGGTCATGCTACCTTGCAAGATGGACAACCCCGGTTTATTACAGAAACGCCTACAGGTGAAGCTGAGTATGCCAGTGCGGAAGATATCTCCCAAGAGTTACAATTCCGACTACCGAAGCTGATTTTTCTCTCTGGTTGTCACACAGGACAAGCAGGAAAGGCTGGTTCTGTCCCTTCAATGGCGGAAGAATTATTGAAAGCTGGTGCAAAAGCGGTGTTGGGTTGGGGTCAAGCCGTTTTAGAAACGGATGCTACAGAAGCCGCCGCTACATTATACGGGGAATTGTCAGCCGGGAAGCAAATCACCGAGGCGGTTGCTAGTACCTACCAAACATTAATTAAGAATAAAGCGCGGGATTGGCATTTATTGCGGCTGTATGCAGCAGGGGAGTTACCCAGTGCTTTAGTTACACCCTTGCGGACTCGTGGACGGAAACCAGCACCACCGCTTTCTGTTGCTACCGAGTTTTTAGACCCGGCTGGTAAAGTCAAAGTCCCGACGCGGGAGAGTTTTGTTGGTCGTCGCCGTCAGTTGCAAAATTGTTTGCGGGTGCTGACACAAGCAAGTGATGAAGTTGGGTTGTTAATTTATGGGATGGGGGGTTTAGGTAAAAGTAGTTTAGCGGCTAGGCTGTGCGACAGACTGCCGAATTTTGAGCGTGTGGTCTGGGTGGGGAGAATTGATGAAGGTAGTTTAGTGAGTCGTTTGAGTGAAAAGTTGGATGACAACGAACAACGCAAAAGCTTACAAAATTACGATGAAGAATTGAAGTTTCGGCTGCGGCGAGTTTTCCAGCAGTTGCATGAAGAAGCAAAGCCGTTTTTATTAGTGCTGGATGATTTTGAGTGGAATTTAGAACCTCGTAATGATAGCTATGTGCTGCAACCGGAAGCAGTAGAGGTGTTAAAAGCTTTAGTTTGGACAATTAGAGAAAATTACACTTCCCACCGCATCATTATTACTTGCCGTTACGATTTTGCATTTACCCAGTTGCAGTATTTCTACAAGCAACCATTAGATGCACTGCATGGGGCAGATTTGCGAAAAAAGTTTAATCGCCTCAAAGCTTTTAGTGATGAATCACAGGTGGATGAGGCGTTAAAATCCCAGGCGCAAAACTTAGCAGATGGAAATCCCCGCTTGCTGGAATGGTTGGATAAGATTCTGCAAAATACAACAGTTGACCAAGCAGCAATTTTAAATCGGTTAGCAGCAGACCCGGTGGAGTTGCGAGAACAGGTTTTAGCTGAGGCGTTGCTGCAACAGATGGATAAAACCATGCGGGAGATGTTATCGCGGGGTTTGGTGTTTGAGTTGCCAGTACCAAGGGAAGCTTTCGCCGCAGTTTGTAAGAATATTGCCAGTTTGGAAGATTCTATTAATCGGGCAGTGGCGTTGGGGCTGTTGGAAGTAAGTCATGATGAAGCGTTACGAGTACCGCACATTTTGCCTGTGCAGTTACCCGAAGATAGGGAAACTTTGCATAAAGAAGCTGCTGAGGTGTTGTATCGTCTTTGGCGGCAGGAGACGCAAATCACAACTGAAGAACAAGCCTTAGAAATTCATCGGCTAGCGCTAGGAGGAAAGGTAGACAACATCGCTGTAGAAGTTACTACAGCTCTAGCAACTAGATGGTATCAGAATAGCCGATTTTGGGAAGCGGTTGTAGTTTCCCAAGGCACTTTAGAAATTATTGCAAATTATCGTGTTCTCTATGAATTAGCTAAATCTGAACAAGAACTTGGTTTAATTGAACAAGCATTTGAACACTATCAACAAGTTCTGGCCCTTTGCCCTCCAGAAGACAAAATGCAAAAAGCGGTAACTTTGCACTATTTGGGAAGACTCAAAGCCAATACAGGAGAAATAGAAGAAGCGATCGCCTTATATGAACAATCCCTTGCCCTTACAGAACAATTCGGCAATATCCAAGGTAAAGCGGCAACATTAGACCAATTAGGGATACTTAAAGCCAATACAGGAGAAATAGAAGAAGCGATCGCCCTATATCAACAATCCCTTGCCCTTACAGAACAAATTGGCGATGTTCAAGGTCAGGCGGCAACACTGAACAACTTGGGATATCTCAAAGCTAAGAGGGGAGAAATAGAAGAAGCGATCGCTTTATATGAACAATCCTTTTTCTTCTCAAAACAAATTGGCAATATTCAAGGTCAGGCGGTAACTTTGAACCAACTGGGGCTTCTCAAAGTCAATAGCGGAGAAATAAACGCAGCACTTACCCTTTTTGAACAATCCCTTGCTTTAAATGAACAAATCGGGTATGTCCAAGGTCAGGCAACGACGTTGATCAACTTAGGATATCTCAAAGAGGCTTGTGGAGAAATCAACCTAGCGATCGCCCTTCTTGAACAAGCCCTTGCTTTAAATGAACAAATCGGAGATGTTCAAGGCAAAGCGACAACGTTAAACAACTTGGCAATGCTCAAAGCTAATACAGGAAAAATAGAAGAAGCGATTGCCCTTTGTGAACAGTCTCTTGCTCTCTATGAACAAATCGGCAATGTCCAAAGCCAGACGGTGACGTTGCAAAACTTGGGAATGCTCAAAGCTAATACAGGAAAAATAGAAGAAGCAATCGCCTTATATGAACAATCCCTTGCTCTAAGTAAACAAATCGGTGATATCCAAGCCCAGGTGGTAACGTTGAAATATTTGTTAATGCTCAAAGCTAATACAGGAAAAATAGAAGAAGCGATCGCCATTTGTGAACAGTCTCTTGCCCTCAGCGAACAAATCGGCGATGTCCAAAGTCAGGCGGGGATGTTGCAATGTTTGGGAGCATTCAAAGCCAACGTCGGAGAAATAGAAGCAGCGATCGCCCTATATCAACAATCCCTGGCTCTGGATGAACAAATCGGCGATGTCCAAGGCAAGGCAACGACGTTGCACCAATTGGGAATACTCAAAGCCGATAGGGGAGAAATAGAAGAAGCGATCGCCCTTTTTCACCAATCCCTGGCTCTCAAGGAACAAATCGGCAATGTCCAAGGCAAGGCTATGACTTTGTGGTGGTTAGGAGGCATGGCAGAACAGCAGGGAAATTACAATCAAGCACTAGATTATTTACAGCCAGCCTTGGAGATATTACAGCGTATCCAATCACCTGATGCTGAGGCAGTGAGGCAAATAGTAGAGCGAGTCAGAAATTTAATTCGTAATTCGTAA
- a CDS encoding DUF3288 family protein: MAEKNGSKDQQHPLYNRDRPLINNILQTQAPSDQDLAELARLRIRYQGFPGARDIQQDLDKVLQQWGLTEPELFEKTRQIHQVGGIYKSRGKREEQDWN, from the coding sequence ATGGCTGAGAAAAACGGCTCTAAAGACCAACAACACCCACTTTACAACCGCGATCGCCCCCTCATAAATAATATTCTACAAACTCAAGCCCCTTCAGACCAGGATTTAGCCGAATTAGCTCGGTTAAGAATCCGCTATCAAGGCTTCCCAGGCGCGAGAGATATACAACAGGACTTAGATAAAGTTTTGCAACAATGGGGGTTAACCGAACCGGAATTATTCGAGAAAACCCGACAAATACATCAGGTAGGGGGGATTTATAAGAGTCGGGGGAAACGGGAGGAGCAGGATTGGAATTAG
- a CDS encoding ATP-dependent Clp protease ATP-binding subunit: MFEHFTSEAIKVIMLAQEEARRLGHNFVGTEQILLGLMGEGTGVAAKVLTELGVTLKDARREVEKIIGRGSGFVPPEIPFTPKVKSLFEQSFREAHNLGNNYINTEHLLLGLTEAGEGVAAKVLQNLGVDLKSVRSAVIRRLGEDPTVVVGAGGSSPRRNQAPTTEEFGRNLSKLAKEGKLDPVVGREKEIERAVQILGRRTKNNPVLIGEPGVGKTAIAEGLAQRILNQDVPDILQDKQVISLDMGSLVAGTRFRGDFEERIKKIIDEVRNAGNIILVIDEIHTLVGAGGTEGGLDAANILKPALARGELQCIGATTLDEYRQHIERDAALERRFQPIMVGEPSVTETIEILYGLRGAYEQHHKVEISDAAVVAAAELADRYISDRFLPDKAIDLIDEAGSRVRLRNSQISTNKELKRQLAEVTKSKNEAVRVQDFDKAGKLRDQEIALEGELQAATTGQTPKPVVDEEDIAQIVASWTGVPVNKLTESESELLLHLEDTLHERLIGQEQAVTSVSRAIRRARVGLKSPNRPIASFIFSGPTGVGKTELAKALAAYFFGAEEAMIRLDMSEYMESHTVSKLIGSPPGYVGYDEGGQLTEAVRRKPYTVLLFDEIEKAHPDVFNMLLQILDDGHLTDAKGRKVDFKNTLIILTSNIGSKVIEKGGGGLGFEFDNQAEASYNRIRNLVNEELKNYFRPEFLNRLDEVIVFTQLSKDEVKQIADIMLRDVASRLTEKGITLEVTEAFKELVVTEGYNPSYGARPLRRAIMRLLEDSLAEAMLGGQIGEGDVATVDVNDDGQVYIRSSESKELLLASVS; the protein is encoded by the coding sequence ATGTTTGAACACTTCACTTCCGAAGCCATCAAAGTCATTATGCTCGCTCAGGAGGAAGCACGTCGCCTGGGACACAACTTCGTAGGAACAGAACAGATTCTCCTGGGTTTGATGGGAGAAGGAACTGGGGTTGCTGCCAAAGTGCTGACTGAGTTGGGTGTCACTCTCAAAGACGCTCGACGCGAGGTAGAAAAAATTATTGGTAGAGGTTCTGGCTTCGTACCGCCAGAAATTCCCTTTACCCCAAAGGTTAAAAGCCTCTTCGAGCAGTCGTTTAGAGAAGCTCATAATCTCGGAAATAACTACATCAACACAGAACATTTACTCTTAGGTTTAACAGAAGCTGGCGAAGGTGTCGCCGCTAAAGTTCTGCAAAATCTCGGCGTTGACCTCAAGAGTGTCCGCTCTGCTGTCATTCGTCGCTTAGGTGAAGACCCGACTGTAGTAGTGGGCGCTGGCGGTAGTAGTCCCAGACGGAACCAAGCACCAACGACAGAAGAGTTTGGCAGAAATCTTAGCAAATTAGCTAAAGAAGGTAAACTCGACCCCGTAGTCGGTCGGGAAAAAGAAATTGAACGTGCTGTGCAAATTCTCGGTCGTCGCACCAAGAATAACCCCGTGTTAATTGGTGAACCAGGGGTTGGTAAAACTGCGATCGCCGAAGGTTTAGCCCAACGCATCCTTAACCAAGATGTCCCTGACATTTTGCAAGATAAACAAGTTATCAGCCTCGATATGGGTTCACTGGTTGCGGGAACCCGCTTCCGGGGAGACTTTGAAGAACGCATCAAGAAAATTATTGATGAAGTCCGCAATGCGGGTAACATCATCCTGGTAATCGATGAAATCCACACCTTAGTAGGTGCAGGTGGTACAGAAGGCGGTTTAGATGCAGCCAATATCCTCAAACCAGCTTTAGCCAGAGGTGAGTTACAGTGCATCGGTGCTACCACATTAGATGAATATCGTCAACATATTGAACGGGATGCAGCCTTAGAACGGCGTTTCCAACCAATTATGGTAGGCGAACCATCAGTCACAGAAACCATCGAAATTCTCTATGGTTTGCGGGGAGCCTACGAGCAGCATCATAAAGTAGAAATTTCTGATGCGGCGGTAGTAGCAGCAGCCGAATTAGCTGATAGATATATTAGCGATCGCTTCCTTCCCGATAAGGCGATCGACTTGATTGATGAAGCAGGTTCTCGTGTACGTCTGCGGAACTCGCAAATCTCCACCAACAAGGAACTCAAGCGCCAATTAGCGGAAGTTACCAAATCCAAAAACGAAGCCGTTAGAGTCCAAGACTTTGACAAAGCAGGGAAACTGCGTGACCAGGAAATTGCCCTGGAAGGTGAACTACAAGCAGCCACTACAGGACAAACTCCTAAACCCGTGGTAGACGAAGAAGACATCGCGCAAATCGTCGCCTCTTGGACTGGCGTTCCCGTCAACAAGCTAACAGAATCAGAATCAGAGTTACTTCTCCACCTAGAAGACACTCTCCACGAACGGTTAATTGGTCAAGAGCAAGCAGTTACCTCTGTTTCTCGCGCCATCCGTCGCGCCAGAGTTGGGTTAAAGAGTCCTAACCGTCCTATTGCCAGCTTTATCTTCTCCGGCCCCACTGGCGTAGGTAAAACAGAACTAGCCAAAGCATTGGCGGCTTACTTCTTCGGTGCAGAAGAAGCGATGATTCGGCTAGATATGTCTGAATACATGGAGAGCCACACCGTATCTAAATTGATCGGTTCACCTCCAGGTTACGTAGGCTACGACGAAGGCGGACAACTCACCGAAGCCGTGCGCCGCAAACCATACACAGTGTTGCTGTTCGACGAAATCGAAAAAGCGCACCCCGATGTATTCAATATGCTGCTGCAAATTCTGGATGACGGACACCTCACCGATGCTAAAGGTCGGAAGGTAGACTTCAAGAACACCTTGATTATCCTTACCTCTAACATTGGTTCTAAGGTAATTGAAAAAGGTGGCGGTGGTTTAGGCTTTGAATTTGACAATCAAGCCGAAGCTAGTTACAACCGCATCCGTAACTTAGTTAACGAAGAACTGAAGAATTACTTCCGTCCTGAGTTCCTCAACCGACTCGATGAAGTTATCGTCTTCACTCAACTATCTAAGGATGAAGTCAAGCAAATCGCCGATATCATGTTACGCGATGTCGCCAGCCGCTTGACCGAGAAGGGAATTACCTTAGAAGTTACCGAAGCCTTCAAGGAACTGGTAGTCACAGAAGGTTATAACCCCAGCTACGGCGCTAGACCATTACGTCGTGCAATTATGCGCCTGTTAGAAGATTCCTTAGCAGAAGCGATGCTAGGTGGGCAAATCGGTGAGGGAGATGTAGCCACTGTTGATGTTAACGATGATGGTCAAGTATACATCCGCTCCTCAGAAAGCAAAGAGTTACTCTTGGCAAGCGTTAGCTAA
- a CDS encoding Uma2 family endonuclease, whose product MVQSLLTPITVDKFLDWYPENSQQRYELHNGVIVKMPPPTGDHELVIAFLVKQILLECARLGQPYDIPKTGFVQSTEGEYAFLPDVMLLNRSNLANEPLWRNKSTVSQASSIPLVIEVVSTNWRDDYFTKLGQYEAIGIPEYWIVDYAALGGRKFIGNPKQPTISIYSLVEGEYQVKQFQNGDRIKSSTFPELNLTAEQIFQAAIAY is encoded by the coding sequence ATGGTTCAGTCGCTACTAACTCCTATTACTGTTGATAAGTTTCTGGACTGGTATCCAGAAAACTCACAGCAACGCTATGAACTACATAACGGAGTAATTGTTAAAATGCCCCCACCAACAGGTGATCATGAGTTAGTTATTGCATTTTTAGTTAAGCAAATTTTGCTAGAGTGCGCCCGACTGGGACAGCCTTATGACATTCCCAAAACAGGATTTGTACAGTCAACGGAAGGTGAATATGCCTTTTTGCCTGATGTAATGCTGTTGAATCGTTCTAATTTAGCTAACGAACCATTGTGGAGAAATAAATCAACTGTTTCTCAAGCCTCATCAATCCCATTGGTAATAGAGGTTGTCAGTACAAACTGGCGAGATGATTATTTTACTAAACTTGGTCAGTATGAAGCTATTGGCATCCCAGAATACTGGATTGTCGATTATGCGGCTTTGGGTGGGAGAAAATTTATTGGTAATCCTAAACAACCAACTATCTCGATTTATTCCTTAGTTGAGGGGGAATATCAAGTTAAGCAATTCCAAAATGGCGATCGCATCAAATCATCAACTTTCCCAGAGTTAAATCTAACTGCTGAACAAATTTTTCAAGCTGCAATTGCTTATTAA